The genomic region GGTCAGGTCCAGGGCCTCATCAACGACGTGCCGCCCGCCGGCGACGTCGTGCGCCGGACGGTGGCCCAGGCCGAGACCGTGCTGCGTGAGCGGCTCGCCCTGTTCGCCGAGCCCGTGGCCGCCTAGAGCCGGCCGCCTGGCACCAAGCGCCGAAGCGGCGGTGGCACCCACGTCCTCGGGTGCCACCGCCGCTTCGTGCGTGCGGGAACGTTGTGCGCGTCAGGCCTGGGTGACGGCCGCTCCGGCGGCGATGAGGACGAAGATCGTGATGATCACCGCGAAGCCGATCGCGATCCAGCCGAGGATCACCGAGGCCAGGGCGAGGCCGCGTCCGCGCTCGCCGGTCTTCTTGATCTGCGAGAGGGCGATGTAGCCGAAGATGAGGCCGAGGACGCCGGCGAACCACACGAAGATGATCGACAGGATCGCGAAGATGTTGAAGCCGGGCTGCGAGGCGGGAGTCTGCGAGGTCATGGCTGAACGCTAGCGGCTCCGGGAGTCTCTGATCGAGGATTTCTCCACAGCGTCCACCAAGTGTTTCCTCAGCGTCCGGGTGCGCCGCGTCCCGCGCGCATCCGTTCAGCCGCCCGCGGCGACGCTCACCTCCGCGCACCGGTCGCGGGCCTCGTCCTGGACACCCGCCGCGAGGTCGAATCCGCCGCCGGCGGGTTCGTCGACCACGATGCACAGGTCCAGCTCGAGGGTCGTGTCCCCGAAGACATGGGTCTGCGTCTCCTGGTGGGCGGACGGGCCGAAGCCGGCGATCGGCACCTCGATCCGCCTATGTTTCG from Microbacter sp. GSS18 harbors:
- a CDS encoding DUF4190 domain-containing protein, whose protein sequence is MTSQTPASQPGFNIFAILSIIFVWFAGVLGLIFGYIALSQIKKTGERGRGLALASVILGWIAIGFAVIITIFVLIAAGAAVTQA